One Portunus trituberculatus isolate SZX2019 chromosome 7, ASM1759143v1, whole genome shotgun sequence genomic window carries:
- the LOC123519529 gene encoding terminal nucleotidyltransferase 5C-like isoform X1: protein MCVCSGERVSVCVCACGVTSRPPHAATCWPRRAAAAAAAVPPVHCGSCQRQDVPRFHAHTCTRPRTHTHVHASVTRPVCPQREALRQAMEGVGGVSVSGVEDRRFSVLTYEQVRHLNEVLHEVVSIHGRGNFPTLEIRLRDLVSLVRAKLEAEAVQVRDIRINGGAASHILAATPDQAYNDLDLIFAVDLSSPRSYDRVKNAVLEVLLDFLPAGVSKRRMSSCSMKEGYVHKMVKVNDTDRWSLISLSNHGGRNVELKFVDTMKRQFEFSVDSFQVVLDSLLLFYECAEMPISENFYPTVMGESVYGDFSEALYHLQKKLIATKNPEEIRGGGLLKYCSLLVKEYEPARPDEIKTLERYMCSRFFIDFPDVSQQQSKIEAYLWNHFVGPDEALRYDFLMVVHRVVDDSTVCLMGHERRQTLNLIDELACQVFYTDQHRLYTKHQPCSSPSPCSSASSCSSSSSSSSSSCSSSSSSSSSSFDVHIAPPPPVIYSNGYYYAPIVPAPAPPQPYTCTCGWLQCA, encoded by the coding sequence ATGTGCGTGTGTTCGGGAGAGCGtgtaagtgtgtgcgtgtgtgcgtgcggcgTGACGTCACGGCCGCCACACGCCGCCACCTGCTGGCCGCgccgcgccgccgccgccgctgccgcggTGCCGCCAGTCCACTGTGGATCGTGCCAGCGCCAGGACGTGCCCCGCTTCCACGCACACACTTGTACACGgccgcgcacgcacacgcacgtacacgcCTCCGTGACCCGCCCCGTGTGTCCCCAGAGGGAGGCGTTGCGGCAGGCGATGGAAGGCGTGGGGGGCGTCAGCGTCAGCGGCGTGGAGGATCGGCGGTTCTCCGTGCTGACGTACGAGCAGGTGCGTCACCTTAACGAGGTGCTGCACGAGGTGGTGTCCATCCACGGCCGTGGGAACTTCCCCACCCTGGAGATCCGCCTGCGGGACCTGGTGAGCCTGGTGCGCGCCAAGCTGGAGGCCGAGGCGGTGCAGGTGCGGGACATCCGCATCAACGGCGGCGCCGCCTCGCACATCCTGGCCGCCACCCCTGACCAGGCCTACAACGACCTGGACCTCATCTTCGCCGTGGACCTCAGCTCGCCGCGCTCCTACGACCGCGTCAAGAACGCCGTGCTGGAGGTGCTGCTGGACTTCCTGCCCGCGGGCGTCAGCAAGCGTCGCATGTCCTCGTGCTCCATGAAGGAAGGCTACGTGCACAAGATGGTCAAAGTGAACGACACGGACCGCTGGTCGCTCATCTCGCTGTCCAACCACGGCGGCCGCAACGTGGAGCTCAAGTTCGTGGACACCATGAAGCGGCAGTTCGAGTTCTCCGTCGACTCGTTCCAGGTGGTGCTGGACTCCCTGCTGCTGTTCTACGAGTGCGCCGAGATGCCCATCAGCGAGAACTTCTACCCGACGGTCATGGGCGAGAGCGTGTACGGTGACTTCAGCGAGGCGCTCTACCACCTGCAGAAGAAGCTGATCGCCACCAAGAACCCCGAGGAGATCCGCGGCGGCGGCCTGCTCAAGTACTGCAGCCTGCTGGTGAAGGAGTACGAGCCCGCCCGCCCCGACGAGATCAAGACGCTGGAGCGATACATGTGCTCGCGATTCTTCATCGACTTTCCGGACGTGTCGCAGCAGCAGAGCAAGATTGAGGCGTACCTGTGGAACCACTTCGTGGGGCCCGACGAGGCGCTGCGCTACGACTTCCTGATGGTGGTGCACCGCGTGGTGGACGACAGCACGGTGTGCCTGATGGGCCACGAGCGCCGCCAGACCCTCAACCTGATCGACGAGCTGGCGTGCCAGGTGTTCTACACAGACCAACACCGCCTCTACACCAAACACCAGCCATGCTCCTCGCCCTCACCATGCTCCTCGGCATCCTCgtgctcctcatcctcatcgtcctcctcctcctcctgctcctcctcctcctcctcgtccagtaGTAGCTTCGACGTGCACATAGCGCCCCCGCCGCCCGTCATCTACAGCAACGGCTACTACTACGCGCCCATCGTGCCCGCCCCCGCGCCGCCACAGCCCTACACGTGTACCTGCGGGTGGTTGCAGTGTGCCTAG
- the LOC123519529 gene encoding terminal nucleotidyltransferase 5C-like isoform X3, protein MSPSFVSTGTQTPEEINSVPPSPPQSPLPPLISTAPIPPSKLLQREALRQAMEGVGGVSVSGVEDRRFSVLTYEQVRHLNEVLHEVVSIHGRGNFPTLEIRLRDLVSLVRAKLEAEAVQVRDIRINGGAASHILAATPDQAYNDLDLIFAVDLSSPRSYDRVKNAVLEVLLDFLPAGVSKRRMSSCSMKEGYVHKMVKVNDTDRWSLISLSNHGGRNVELKFVDTMKRQFEFSVDSFQVVLDSLLLFYECAEMPISENFYPTVMGESVYGDFSEALYHLQKKLIATKNPEEIRGGGLLKYCSLLVKEYEPARPDEIKTLERYMCSRFFIDFPDVSQQQSKIEAYLWNHFVGPDEALRYDFLMVVHRVVDDSTVCLMGHERRQTLNLIDELACQVFYTDQHRLYTKHQPCSSPSPCSSASSCSSSSSSSSSSCSSSSSSSSSSFDVHIAPPPPVIYSNGYYYAPIVPAPAPPQPYTCTCGWLQCA, encoded by the coding sequence AGGGAGGCGTTGCGGCAGGCGATGGAAGGCGTGGGGGGCGTCAGCGTCAGCGGCGTGGAGGATCGGCGGTTCTCCGTGCTGACGTACGAGCAGGTGCGTCACCTTAACGAGGTGCTGCACGAGGTGGTGTCCATCCACGGCCGTGGGAACTTCCCCACCCTGGAGATCCGCCTGCGGGACCTGGTGAGCCTGGTGCGCGCCAAGCTGGAGGCCGAGGCGGTGCAGGTGCGGGACATCCGCATCAACGGCGGCGCCGCCTCGCACATCCTGGCCGCCACCCCTGACCAGGCCTACAACGACCTGGACCTCATCTTCGCCGTGGACCTCAGCTCGCCGCGCTCCTACGACCGCGTCAAGAACGCCGTGCTGGAGGTGCTGCTGGACTTCCTGCCCGCGGGCGTCAGCAAGCGTCGCATGTCCTCGTGCTCCATGAAGGAAGGCTACGTGCACAAGATGGTCAAAGTGAACGACACGGACCGCTGGTCGCTCATCTCGCTGTCCAACCACGGCGGCCGCAACGTGGAGCTCAAGTTCGTGGACACCATGAAGCGGCAGTTCGAGTTCTCCGTCGACTCGTTCCAGGTGGTGCTGGACTCCCTGCTGCTGTTCTACGAGTGCGCCGAGATGCCCATCAGCGAGAACTTCTACCCGACGGTCATGGGCGAGAGCGTGTACGGTGACTTCAGCGAGGCGCTCTACCACCTGCAGAAGAAGCTGATCGCCACCAAGAACCCCGAGGAGATCCGCGGCGGCGGCCTGCTCAAGTACTGCAGCCTGCTGGTGAAGGAGTACGAGCCCGCCCGCCCCGACGAGATCAAGACGCTGGAGCGATACATGTGCTCGCGATTCTTCATCGACTTTCCGGACGTGTCGCAGCAGCAGAGCAAGATTGAGGCGTACCTGTGGAACCACTTCGTGGGGCCCGACGAGGCGCTGCGCTACGACTTCCTGATGGTGGTGCACCGCGTGGTGGACGACAGCACGGTGTGCCTGATGGGCCACGAGCGCCGCCAGACCCTCAACCTGATCGACGAGCTGGCGTGCCAGGTGTTCTACACAGACCAACACCGCCTCTACACCAAACACCAGCCATGCTCCTCGCCCTCACCATGCTCCTCGGCATCCTCgtgctcctcatcctcatcgtcctcctcctcctcctgctcctcctcctcctcctcgtccagtaGTAGCTTCGACGTGCACATAGCGCCCCCGCCGCCCGTCATCTACAGCAACGGCTACTACTACGCGCCCATCGTGCCCGCCCCCGCGCCGCCACAGCCCTACACGTGTACCTGCGGGTGGTTGCAGTGTGCCTAG
- the LOC123519529 gene encoding terminal nucleotidyltransferase 5C-like isoform X2 — MSPSFVSTGTQTPEEINSVPPSPPQSPLPPLISTAPIPPSKLLQVVSSGVKMTGQREALRQAMEGVGGVSVSGVEDRRFSVLTYEQVRHLNEVLHEVVSIHGRGNFPTLEIRLRDLVSLVRAKLEAEAVQVRDIRINGGAASHILAATPDQAYNDLDLIFAVDLSSPRSYDRVKNAVLEVLLDFLPAGVSKRRMSSCSMKEGYVHKMVKVNDTDRWSLISLSNHGGRNVELKFVDTMKRQFEFSVDSFQVVLDSLLLFYECAEMPISENFYPTVMGESVYGDFSEALYHLQKKLIATKNPEEIRGGGLLKYCSLLVKEYEPARPDEIKTLERYMCSRFFIDFPDVSQQQSKIEAYLWNHFVGPDEALRYDFLMVVHRVVDDSTVCLMGHERRQTLNLIDELACQVFYTDQHRLYTKHQPCSSPSPCSSASSCSSSSSSSSSSCSSSSSSSSSSFDVHIAPPPPVIYSNGYYYAPIVPAPAPPQPYTCTCGWLQCA, encoded by the exons gtCGTCTCCTCAGGTGTAAAGATGACTGGacag AGGGAGGCGTTGCGGCAGGCGATGGAAGGCGTGGGGGGCGTCAGCGTCAGCGGCGTGGAGGATCGGCGGTTCTCCGTGCTGACGTACGAGCAGGTGCGTCACCTTAACGAGGTGCTGCACGAGGTGGTGTCCATCCACGGCCGTGGGAACTTCCCCACCCTGGAGATCCGCCTGCGGGACCTGGTGAGCCTGGTGCGCGCCAAGCTGGAGGCCGAGGCGGTGCAGGTGCGGGACATCCGCATCAACGGCGGCGCCGCCTCGCACATCCTGGCCGCCACCCCTGACCAGGCCTACAACGACCTGGACCTCATCTTCGCCGTGGACCTCAGCTCGCCGCGCTCCTACGACCGCGTCAAGAACGCCGTGCTGGAGGTGCTGCTGGACTTCCTGCCCGCGGGCGTCAGCAAGCGTCGCATGTCCTCGTGCTCCATGAAGGAAGGCTACGTGCACAAGATGGTCAAAGTGAACGACACGGACCGCTGGTCGCTCATCTCGCTGTCCAACCACGGCGGCCGCAACGTGGAGCTCAAGTTCGTGGACACCATGAAGCGGCAGTTCGAGTTCTCCGTCGACTCGTTCCAGGTGGTGCTGGACTCCCTGCTGCTGTTCTACGAGTGCGCCGAGATGCCCATCAGCGAGAACTTCTACCCGACGGTCATGGGCGAGAGCGTGTACGGTGACTTCAGCGAGGCGCTCTACCACCTGCAGAAGAAGCTGATCGCCACCAAGAACCCCGAGGAGATCCGCGGCGGCGGCCTGCTCAAGTACTGCAGCCTGCTGGTGAAGGAGTACGAGCCCGCCCGCCCCGACGAGATCAAGACGCTGGAGCGATACATGTGCTCGCGATTCTTCATCGACTTTCCGGACGTGTCGCAGCAGCAGAGCAAGATTGAGGCGTACCTGTGGAACCACTTCGTGGGGCCCGACGAGGCGCTGCGCTACGACTTCCTGATGGTGGTGCACCGCGTGGTGGACGACAGCACGGTGTGCCTGATGGGCCACGAGCGCCGCCAGACCCTCAACCTGATCGACGAGCTGGCGTGCCAGGTGTTCTACACAGACCAACACCGCCTCTACACCAAACACCAGCCATGCTCCTCGCCCTCACCATGCTCCTCGGCATCCTCgtgctcctcatcctcatcgtcctcctcctcctcctgctcctcctcctcctcctcgtccagtaGTAGCTTCGACGTGCACATAGCGCCCCCGCCGCCCGTCATCTACAGCAACGGCTACTACTACGCGCCCATCGTGCCCGCCCCCGCGCCGCCACAGCCCTACACGTGTACCTGCGGGTGGTTGCAGTGTGCCTAG